One stretch of Pirellulales bacterium DNA includes these proteins:
- a CDS encoding HNH endonuclease: EQLDFLYVKGPTGSSIELRPGVAYCFRQFYELLTDLFRGAWLRLVRALPKNQPILGSTTDLAEFLFGSERANLAALQPVLEDLQHGRCFYCSSPLRRGASQVDHFIPWSRYPVDLGHNFVLAHDSCNAAKADHVASTEHLASWRERNDEFGPQLGFACEERQMVANLTASVKVAEWTYGQVANANGLTWLKGKELIPLPAGWHRYLDELPGL; the protein is encoded by the coding sequence CGGAACAGCTCGATTTCCTGTACGTCAAAGGCCCAACCGGCAGCTCCATCGAGTTACGGCCGGGCGTAGCATACTGCTTTCGGCAGTTCTACGAGCTTTTGACCGACCTATTCCGAGGTGCTTGGCTCCGCTTGGTGCGCGCTCTACCGAAAAACCAGCCGATCCTGGGCTCAACGACGGACCTGGCTGAATTCCTGTTTGGGAGTGAACGTGCGAACCTTGCCGCGCTGCAACCGGTGCTCGAAGACCTACAGCACGGCCGCTGTTTCTACTGCTCCAGCCCACTTCGACGCGGCGCCAGCCAGGTCGACCACTTTATTCCCTGGTCGCGCTATCCGGTTGATCTGGGCCACAACTTCGTATTAGCGCATGACTCGTGCAACGCGGCAAAGGCTGATCATGTGGCATCCACGGAGCATCTGGCGTCCTGGCGCGAGCGTAATGATGAGTTTGGTCCTCAACTGGGGTTTGCTTGCGAAGAACGTCAGATGGTCGCTAATCTGACAGCGTCTGTGAAAGTGGCGGAATGGACATACGGGCAGGTTGCCAACGCCAACGGGCTCACCTGGCTCAAGGGGAAAGAGTTGATTCCCCTGCCGGCAGGCTGGCATCGCTATTTGGACGAATTGCCTGGACTATAG